The following proteins are encoded in a genomic region of Methanoculleus bourgensis MS2:
- the csb2 gene encoding type I-G CRISPR-associated protein Csb2, which yields MLAIELNLLTGRFHATPWGRNVNEGEPEWPPSPYRLIRGLYDVWKRKLSDWPESRIEPIFAALASEPPVFYLPAASASHTRSYLSQNDKNAEKKQLIFDAFVAVERGSSLLMMWPNTDLSADQSDDLDQMLGLMNYLGRSESWVAARLRSDINGVKWNCAPNNGSNGREDLEVVRVACPMPKPAYAANPYIRPPRTKREKPETLSWLDALAFTTDEMQKARLSVPPAFQYVDYLRPAGCFSVKHTPQTSERGSAFSGVIYALESRVTPSVTSTVEVAERVRRKLMGIHKRVVNDPAKVSPKFSGKGKDGKPLQGHQHVYVLPLDRDRDGWLDHLIIMCRVPFNHDEVIALDRLDRVWQPGGKPDIYFIPLKWGQIEDLLEDGGSRTRFISATPFVPPRHYRKGRGPFPEWLAGEVRREAVYHGLPEPVDVRLLEKLSIRGGRHIRWLEFRRNRKGDQPGMGYGFELVFAEPVNAPIALGYGAHQGLGQFVPARADR from the coding sequence ATGCTGGCTATCGAGCTGAATCTCCTCACAGGACGATTCCACGCGACGCCCTGGGGACGTAACGTAAACGAGGGAGAGCCTGAATGGCCTCCGTCTCCTTACAGACTTATCCGGGGGCTCTATGATGTCTGGAAGCGGAAGCTGAGCGACTGGCCCGAGAGCCGTATCGAGCCCATCTTCGCGGCTCTCGCATCGGAACCTCCTGTATTCTATCTGCCGGCGGCAAGTGCATCTCACACCAGGTCCTATCTCAGCCAGAACGATAAGAATGCTGAAAAAAAGCAGTTGATATTCGATGCCTTCGTCGCGGTCGAGAGGGGTTCGAGTCTGCTTATGATGTGGCCGAATACCGATCTCAGCGCAGACCAGAGCGACGATCTGGACCAGATGCTTGGGTTGATGAACTACCTGGGCAGATCGGAATCATGGGTGGCCGCACGACTCCGCTCTGATATTAATGGGGTTAAATGGAATTGCGCTCCGAATAATGGCTCTAATGGCAGAGAGGATCTTGAAGTTGTCAGGGTTGCCTGTCCGATGCCCAAACCCGCCTATGCTGCTAACCCCTACATAAGGCCGCCCCGGACAAAGAGGGAAAAACCTGAAACACTGAGCTGGCTGGATGCACTGGCCTTCACCACGGATGAGATGCAGAAGGCTCGCCTGAGCGTTCCACCTGCTTTTCAGTATGTTGACTATCTGCGACCTGCCGGCTGTTTCAGCGTGAAACATACCCCGCAGACTTCAGAACGCGGCTCGGCATTCAGCGGGGTGATCTATGCTCTCGAATCCCGGGTGACTCCATCCGTGACTTCGACCGTAGAGGTGGCTGAACGGGTTCGTCGCAAGCTGATGGGGATCCATAAACGGGTGGTCAATGACCCAGCAAAGGTCTCTCCCAAGTTCAGTGGTAAAGGAAAAGACGGTAAACCTCTACAGGGCCATCAGCACGTCTATGTGCTCCCCCTCGACCGGGATCGGGACGGGTGGCTGGATCACCTCATCATTATGTGCAGGGTACCCTTCAATCACGATGAGGTGATTGCACTGGACAGGCTTGACCGGGTGTGGCAGCCGGGCGGGAAACCGGATATCTACTTCATCCCTTTGAAATGGGGGCAGATCGAGGATCTGCTGGAAGATGGTGGATCAAGGACTCGATTTATCAGTGCAACCCCGTTTGTTCCGCCGAGGCATTATCGCAAGGGGCGAGGGCCGTTCCCGGAATGGCTCGCAGGCGAGGTGCGCCGAGAAGCAGTCTATCATGGCCTGCCCGAGCCTGTAGATGTCAGGCTCCTTGAAAAACTGTCGATCCGGGGCGGACGGCATATCAGGTGGCTTGAGTTCCGGCGGAATCGAAAAGGAGATCAACCGGGGATGGGCTACGGGTTTGAGCTGGTCTTTGCAGAACCGGTGAACGCTCCGATAGCTCTGGGATACGGGGCCCACCAGGGATTGGGGCAGTTTGTTCCTGCCCGAGCTGACCGCTGA
- a CDS encoding CRISPR-associated endonuclease Cas4/Cas1 produces the protein MRGDVRQDGGWVPDLIPARMLNEFAYCPRLCYIEWVQGEFVDSVDTVDGRFQHRRVDLEAGVVPTDDEIHETFHARSVYLSGPEVGITCRIDLLEGEGKKVTPVDYKRGTAPNVPEGAYEPERVQLCAQGLVLRENGFDCSEGVIYFVTSKQKVSVPFDDLLVRRTRDLIDTLRKVAREGEIPPPLEGSAKCVRCSLAGICLPDEVNFLREMEKEEDEVKTARRLVPSRDDQVPVYVVGHGQMVKKRGDRLEFWSKGDKVGEAKLREVAQLSLYGGVGITTPALADLLQRGVPICHYSHGGWFYGISQGNTHKNVELRIRQFDRAGDSTKSLKIARSFVSGKIRNSRTLIRRNDPAPPKKVLTSLNRLAREAEVAESAESLLGIEGAAAQIYFSRFNNLLKSGEVSFSFENRNKRPPKDPVNAVLSYLYGVMVKEFFITLLAVGFDPYLGFYHRPRYGRPALALDLMEEFRPLIADSVTITLFNNGELTEKDFICRGLGVSLNQKGKKTVISGYERRMTSEITHPIFGYRVSYRRILEVQARLLARVILGEIQEYPPFCTR, from the coding sequence ATGAGAGGAGATGTGAGGCAGGATGGCGGATGGGTTCCGGATCTGATTCCTGCCCGGATGCTGAATGAGTTCGCCTACTGCCCAAGGCTCTGTTATATCGAGTGGGTCCAGGGGGAGTTTGTGGATAGCGTCGACACGGTGGATGGTCGGTTCCAGCACAGGCGGGTGGATCTTGAAGCCGGGGTTGTACCGACCGATGATGAGATTCATGAGACCTTTCACGCCAGATCTGTATATCTCTCAGGACCGGAGGTCGGTATCACCTGCCGCATCGATCTCCTTGAGGGAGAGGGGAAGAAGGTCACGCCGGTGGACTACAAGAGAGGAACTGCGCCCAATGTGCCTGAGGGCGCTTACGAGCCGGAGAGGGTACAGCTCTGTGCCCAGGGGCTGGTTCTGAGGGAGAACGGTTTTGATTGCTCTGAAGGTGTGATATACTTCGTCACGTCAAAACAGAAGGTCTCCGTGCCTTTTGATGATCTGTTGGTGAGAAGGACAAGAGATCTGATCGATACCCTCAGAAAGGTAGCCCGAGAGGGGGAGATCCCTCCCCCTTTGGAGGGGAGTGCTAAGTGCGTGCGCTGCTCTCTCGCAGGCATATGCCTTCCAGATGAGGTCAACTTCCTGAGAGAGATGGAGAAGGAGGAGGATGAAGTCAAAACGGCGCGGAGACTTGTCCCCTCCAGAGACGATCAGGTTCCAGTATATGTCGTCGGTCATGGTCAGATGGTTAAAAAACGTGGCGATCGTCTGGAGTTCTGGTCAAAGGGAGATAAAGTGGGGGAAGCAAAGCTGAGGGAAGTCGCCCAGCTATCCCTGTACGGAGGGGTGGGGATCACCACACCTGCCCTCGCGGATCTTCTCCAGAGGGGTGTGCCGATATGCCATTATTCGCATGGCGGCTGGTTCTATGGGATATCCCAGGGGAACACCCACAAGAATGTGGAACTGAGGATACGTCAGTTTGACAGGGCTGGCGATAGCACGAAGTCCTTGAAGATAGCGAGATCATTCGTATCCGGCAAGATCAGGAACTCTCGAACCCTCATCCGGAGAAACGACCCCGCCCCTCCAAAGAAGGTCTTAACGTCACTCAATCGTCTGGCAAGAGAGGCCGAGGTGGCAGAAAGCGCAGAGAGCTTGCTTGGGATAGAAGGGGCAGCAGCCCAGATTTACTTCTCGCGGTTCAATAACCTTTTGAAGTCTGGGGAAGTCAGTTTTTCATTTGAAAACCGGAATAAAAGACCTCCAAAAGACCCGGTAAATGCGGTGTTATCGTACCTCTACGGGGTTATGGTCAAGGAATTCTTCATAACACTTCTGGCAGTTGGTTTTGATCCTTATTTGGGTTTCTACCACCGGCCAAGGTACGGCAGGCCGGCTCTTGCCCTCGATCTCATGGAGGAGTTTCGTCCTCTCATTGCAGACTCCGTTACAATCACGCTCTTCAATAACGGCGAGCTCACGGAGAAGGACTTCATATGCAGGGGATTAGGTGTCTCCCTCAATCAAAAGGGGAAGAAGACGGTGATCTCCGGTTATGAGAGGAGGATGACTTCGGAGATAACGCACCCTATCTTTGGTTACAGAGTCAGTTACCGGCGTATTCTGGAGGTTCAGGCTCGGCTCCTTGCGAGAGTGATCCTGGGCGAGATCCAGGAGTATCCGCCCTTCTGTACCAGGTGA
- the cas2 gene encoding CRISPR-associated endonuclease Cas2, with amino-acid sequence MSGLNVYIVSYDISDQKRLYAVHKTMKGYGDPLHYSVFRCHLSSKGKVELVAALTNIIKHDDDRVMIIHLGPLRGEADRRIEYLGVHPKVNNQSAIIL; translated from the coding sequence ATGAGCGGTTTGAATGTATATATTGTAAGTTACGACATTTCGGATCAGAAGCGACTCTATGCTGTGCACAAAACCATGAAGGGTTATGGCGATCCTCTGCACTACTCGGTATTTCGCTGCCACTTATCTTCTAAGGGTAAGGTTGAACTGGTAGCTGCCTTGACCAATATTATTAAGCACGATGATGATCGGGTTATGATCATCCATCTGGGGCCACTGCGCGGGGAGGCTGACAGAAGGATCGAATATTTAGGGGTTCATCCGAAGGTGAACAATCAATCGGCCATTATACTCTGA
- a CDS encoding MBL fold metallo-hydrolase, which translates to MLFEKIKSDILAHNSYIIGAGGEAAVIDPRRDCQVYTNIAEAWNMKITGIFETHKNEDYVSGSRELARPTGAEILHGRREEFGFGTGVGEGEMFGLGSIELEVLETPGHTQESISLLLRDRSVSDDPLMVFTGDALFAGEVGRTDLAGEDQRREMSEMLYASLHEKILTLDDGVIVCPAHGAGSVCGGNIGDREYTTIGFEAATNRLLSLEKEEFVEYKVNERLYEPPYFAKMRELNKSGPPLIYNLPHLRAVSARDIRSLVDQGAQIVDIRSPTSFAGGHIPGSINIWRTGLPLFMGYFLNYEDPIVLVDDFNLDLDHVVRHFVRLGYDNITGYLAGGFPAWFKQGERSERTGVWSPGDLAENLDDPSVYILDVRNINHRDEKGYIRGSHHIYVGHLEEHLDEIPRDKQIVVHCDAGFKGSLAASILQKHGFRHVTNLLGGTLGWEAANYPLIRERATLAAVPGGAT; encoded by the coding sequence ATGCTGTTTGAGAAGATAAAGTCCGATATCCTTGCCCACAACTCATACATCATCGGAGCGGGCGGAGAGGCGGCGGTCATCGATCCGAGGCGCGACTGCCAGGTCTACACGAATATCGCCGAAGCCTGGAACATGAAGATCACGGGGATCTTTGAGACGCACAAAAACGAGGATTATGTCAGTGGCTCCCGGGAACTTGCCCGCCCGACCGGGGCCGAGATCCTCCACGGGAGACGGGAGGAGTTCGGGTTCGGCACCGGTGTCGGCGAAGGGGAGATGTTTGGGCTCGGATCGATCGAACTTGAGGTGCTGGAGACGCCGGGCCACACGCAAGAGAGCATATCCCTCCTGTTGCGTGACCGGTCGGTCTCGGACGATCCGCTGATGGTCTTTACCGGGGATGCGCTCTTTGCCGGGGAGGTCGGGAGGACCGACCTTGCCGGTGAAGACCAGCGAAGGGAGATGTCGGAGATGCTGTATGCGAGCCTGCACGAGAAGATCCTCACCCTCGACGACGGCGTCATCGTCTGCCCCGCCCACGGGGCCGGATCGGTCTGCGGCGGGAATATCGGTGACCGGGAGTACACGACCATCGGTTTTGAAGCGGCGACAAACCGGTTGCTCTCCCTGGAGAAGGAGGAGTTTGTCGAGTATAAAGTGAACGAACGGCTCTATGAGCCGCCGTACTTCGCAAAGATGCGGGAACTCAACAAGTCCGGCCCGCCCTTGATCTACAACCTGCCGCACCTGCGGGCTGTATCAGCACGCGATATCCGCTCCCTCGTTGATCAGGGGGCGCAGATCGTCGATATCAGGTCACCGACAAGTTTTGCCGGCGGGCATATCCCCGGGAGCATCAACATCTGGCGAACCGGTCTCCCTCTCTTCATGGGGTACTTCCTGAATTACGAGGATCCGATCGTCCTGGTCGACGACTTCAACCTGGATCTCGACCACGTGGTGCGCCATTTTGTGCGGCTCGGCTACGATAACATCACCGGGTACCTCGCCGGCGGGTTTCCGGCCTGGTTCAAACAGGGTGAGCGGAGTGAGAGGACCGGGGTCTGGTCGCCCGGCGACCTCGCGGAGAACCTGGACGATCCGTCGGTCTACATCCTTGACGTGCGGAACATCAACCACCGGGACGAGAAGGGCTACATCCGGGGCTCCCACCACATCTACGTCGGGCACCTCGAGGAGCACCTGGACGAGATCCCCCGGGACAAACAGATCGTCGTCCACTGCGATGCCGGGTTCAAGGGGAGCCTTGCGGCAAGTATCCTGCAGAAGCACGGGTTCCGGCACGTCACGAACCTGCTCGGCGGCACCCTCGGCTGGGAGGCGGCGAACTACCCGCTCATCAGGGAGCGAGCCACTCTTGCTGCCGTCCCTGGAGGGGCAACCTGA
- a CDS encoding acetate--CoA ligase family protein produces MPERMLTESEGYDLLHVCGIPVPPHKVVTSAGDARAAAGLIGYPVVMKVISPEIVHKSDVGGVITGIEGPDDVDAAYHTIMRNAALHAPEAEVTGIIVEKQMPGGLEVLVGGKTDPSFGKVITFGLGGKLVELLQDVSIRVLPVTEDDIRAMVREIEGYRLIRGYRGEPPKDEEALVRVIGKMARRFAEDPGIREFDLNPVIVYKEGASVVDARIIVGDTLGAGAARLSIRVPPEIFYPRSIAVIGASASPNKVGYSILRNLLSFPGDLYPVNPARKELFGRMTYSSVKDIPGPVDWAVIAVPARLVPGVMEECGEKGIRLVVIVTAGFREIGGEGAVLEERVVDIARRHGIRITGPNCLGIMMPHQGINATFDPVSPRPGDVAFISQSGAIITTVVDWSLPEEFGFSSVISVGNQADLGFEHYLRFAEQDQATRSVTLYIEEIQDGRGFMQIVREVADRKPVVAVKSGSSRKGRVAASSHTGSLAGSYEVYVAAFRQAGVIPVKTLRDAFNLAELLASEGYPQGNRAIAVTSAGGFAVLASDYAETHGIDMVDLPEDVFRELNVFLPSCWNHANPMDIIGDADAARFAALFDVLIQHQDFWDIAFVIAVPTTLADPAHIANEIVRFSRNTDKMVVGCMLGGDSIRSGLRILRSCRIPNFSELEDAFKAVGNILNVRTARPGERPRPPALHRCPGGGR; encoded by the coding sequence ATGCCGGAGAGGATGTTAACCGAATCAGAGGGATACGACCTGCTGCACGTGTGCGGGATACCGGTACCCCCCCACAAGGTGGTCACGAGTGCCGGCGATGCACGGGCAGCCGCCGGGCTGATAGGCTACCCTGTCGTTATGAAGGTCATCTCCCCGGAGATCGTCCATAAAAGCGACGTCGGGGGGGTTATCACCGGGATCGAGGGGCCGGACGATGTGGATGCGGCCTACCATACCATCATGCGGAACGCCGCTCTCCATGCCCCGGAGGCAGAGGTCACCGGTATCATCGTGGAGAAGCAGATGCCGGGAGGGCTCGAGGTGCTGGTCGGCGGGAAGACCGACCCGTCGTTTGGCAAAGTCATAACGTTCGGTCTCGGGGGAAAACTCGTTGAACTCCTGCAGGATGTCTCTATCCGGGTGCTCCCCGTCACCGAGGACGATATCAGGGCGATGGTCCGGGAGATCGAGGGGTACCGGCTCATCCGGGGGTACCGTGGGGAGCCCCCGAAGGACGAGGAGGCGCTCGTCCGGGTCATCGGGAAGATGGCCCGCCGGTTCGCCGAAGACCCGGGGATCCGGGAGTTTGACCTCAACCCGGTCATCGTCTACAAGGAAGGTGCCAGCGTCGTCGATGCAAGGATCATCGTGGGGGACACCCTCGGGGCCGGGGCCGCCCGCCTCAGCATCAGGGTGCCCCCGGAGATCTTCTATCCCCGCTCCATCGCTGTTATCGGCGCATCAGCAAGCCCGAACAAGGTGGGCTACTCCATCCTCAGGAACCTGCTCTCCTTCCCCGGCGACCTCTATCCGGTCAACCCAGCCCGGAAAGAACTCTTCGGCCGGATGACCTACTCCTCTGTGAAAGATATCCCAGGCCCGGTCGACTGGGCGGTCATCGCCGTGCCGGCCCGGCTCGTCCCCGGAGTGATGGAGGAGTGCGGGGAGAAAGGCATCCGGCTCGTCGTCATCGTCACCGCCGGGTTCCGGGAGATCGGGGGGGAGGGCGCGGTTCTCGAGGAGAGGGTCGTCGATATCGCACGCAGGCATGGGATCAGGATCACCGGCCCGAACTGCCTCGGGATCATGATGCCGCACCAGGGGATCAACGCCACGTTTGACCCGGTATCTCCGAGGCCCGGGGATGTGGCGTTTATATCCCAGAGCGGCGCGATCATCACCACCGTCGTCGACTGGAGTCTCCCTGAGGAGTTCGGGTTCTCAAGCGTCATCAGCGTCGGCAACCAGGCGGACCTCGGGTTCGAGCACTACCTCAGGTTTGCCGAGCAGGATCAGGCTACCCGGTCGGTCACCCTCTACATCGAGGAGATCCAGGACGGACGTGGTTTCATGCAGATCGTGAGAGAGGTCGCCGACAGGAAACCGGTGGTGGCGGTGAAGTCAGGGTCGTCCCGGAAGGGGAGGGTTGCAGCGTCGTCGCACACCGGTTCACTCGCCGGGAGTTACGAAGTGTATGTCGCGGCGTTCAGGCAGGCGGGGGTGATCCCGGTCAAAACCCTGCGGGACGCCTTCAACCTGGCTGAACTCCTGGCAAGCGAGGGATACCCGCAGGGGAACCGCGCGATAGCCGTCACCAGCGCGGGGGGGTTTGCTGTCCTCGCCTCCGATTACGCCGAGACGCACGGGATCGATATGGTCGACCTCCCCGAAGATGTGTTTCGTGAACTCAACGTGTTCCTGCCGTCGTGCTGGAACCACGCAAACCCCATGGATATCATCGGGGACGCCGACGCCGCCCGGTTTGCCGCTCTCTTTGATGTACTGATCCAGCACCAGGATTTCTGGGATATTGCGTTTGTGATCGCTGTGCCGACCACACTCGCCGATCCGGCGCACATCGCAAACGAGATTGTCCGGTTCTCCCGGAACACGGATAAGATGGTGGTGGGGTGCATGCTTGGTGGCGACAGTATCAGGAGCGGCCTGCGCATCCTCCGGAGTTGCCGGATCCCGAACTTCTCCGAGCTTGAGGATGCGTTCAAAGCGGTGGGGAATATCCTCAATGTCAGGACCGCCCGGCCGGGTGAGCGCCCCCGCCCTCCCGCGCTTCACCGGTGTCCGGGCGGCGGGCGGTAA
- a CDS encoding iron ABC transporter substrate-binding protein produces MTSDRYTRSLTAALLTALIVLMLAAGCTGTEQGTTVTQGGQAAPVTDGFGRTVTVPSSPESVVCSGSGCLRYLVYMQAQDLVIGVDDIEKRDSAIEGRPYGLAYGSQFKDLPLIGEFRGKDDPEKIIAINPQLIFKTGSTGTAYGTSAAEADKLQEKTGIPVVAFPYGSLRNDAEKAEMYGGLRTMGQVLGKQDRAEEVIAYIEDTMADLERRTGDIPEAEQKRVYVGGVSMAGAHGIISTEPAYPPFLWVHAKNVATGLGTAHADVAKEALVDWDPEYIFVDVGTLQMDGDGAVGELKNDAALSGLSAAKEGRVYGVLPYNYYNTNYETVLADAYFVGKTLYPDRFTDVDPIKKADEIYTFFIGKPVFGDLNSQYRNLGFAEIPL; encoded by the coding sequence ATGACCTCAGATAGATACACCAGATCGCTCACGGCCGCGCTGCTGACGGCCCTCATTGTGCTCATGCTCGCCGCCGGATGCACCGGCACCGAACAGGGCACTACCGTCACCCAGGGTGGCCAGGCAGCCCCGGTCACCGACGGGTTCGGCAGGACTGTCACCGTCCCGTCATCCCCTGAGAGCGTCGTCTGCTCAGGCTCAGGCTGTCTCCGCTACCTCGTCTACATGCAGGCACAGGACCTCGTCATCGGTGTCGATGATATCGAAAAGAGGGATAGTGCGATAGAAGGCCGCCCCTATGGCCTCGCCTACGGGTCACAGTTCAAGGACCTCCCCCTGATCGGCGAGTTCAGGGGCAAGGATGACCCCGAGAAGATCATCGCGATAAACCCGCAACTCATCTTCAAGACCGGTTCAACCGGAACGGCATACGGAACGAGTGCCGCCGAGGCCGACAAGCTCCAGGAGAAGACCGGCATCCCGGTCGTGGCGTTCCCGTACGGGTCGCTCCGGAACGACGCCGAGAAGGCTGAGATGTACGGGGGTCTCCGTACGATGGGGCAGGTCCTCGGGAAGCAGGACCGGGCCGAAGAGGTGATCGCTTACATCGAGGATACCATGGCCGACCTTGAGCGCCGGACCGGTGATATCCCCGAAGCCGAGCAGAAGAGAGTCTACGTCGGCGGCGTCTCGATGGCGGGCGCTCACGGGATCATCTCCACCGAACCGGCTTACCCGCCGTTCCTCTGGGTGCACGCGAAGAATGTCGCAACCGGACTCGGCACGGCTCACGCCGATGTCGCAAAAGAGGCGCTCGTCGACTGGGATCCTGAGTACATCTTCGTCGACGTCGGCACCCTCCAGATGGATGGGGACGGGGCAGTCGGCGAACTGAAGAACGACGCCGCGCTCTCGGGCCTCTCTGCAGCGAAGGAAGGCCGGGTCTACGGCGTCCTCCCGTACAACTACTACAACACGAACTACGAGACCGTGCTTGCCGACGCCTACTTCGTCGGGAAGACCCTGTATCCAGACCGGTTCACTGATGTCGACCCTATCAAGAAGGCAGATGAGATCTACACCTTCTTCATCGGCAAACCGGTCTTTGGTGACCTGAACAGCCAGTACAGGAACCTCGGGTTCGCGGAGATTCCGCTGTAA
- a CDS encoding FecCD family ABC transporter permease: MHFADGVIPKDYLGYVRHKYLWILGGIILLFILLVVSISVGAAGVPPYDVFLSIVGGTIDRISALLYSTAIPAEELSSTDRIVWNIRLPQALAAIVAGIGLSVAGVAMQSILRNPLGSPFTLGISNAGAFGAAVSVILLGTGQMHSTVADAFTLNNPYLTTIVAFIFCLIATAVILLISRVRGASPEVMVLAGVAISSLFTAGTMFLQYFADDTQLAAVVFWTFGDVSRAGWQELGLMALVVAGATLYFVANRWNYNAIDAGDETAKGLGVNVEAVRNIGMVVAALVSAVIVSFLGVIGFVGLVCPHMVRRLIGDDQRFLIPGSCVMGGILLLASDTVARIIVAPYVLPVAVLTAFLGAPTFIYLLLRGYRR, encoded by the coding sequence GTGCATTTTGCAGACGGGGTCATCCCCAAAGACTACCTGGGATACGTGCGGCACAAGTACCTCTGGATCCTCGGGGGGATCATCCTCCTCTTTATCCTCCTGGTCGTATCCATCTCGGTCGGTGCGGCCGGCGTCCCCCCGTACGACGTCTTTCTCTCCATCGTAGGTGGCACAATCGACCGGATCTCCGCGCTTCTTTACTCCACCGCGATCCCCGCTGAAGAACTCTCCAGCACTGACCGGATCGTCTGGAACATTCGCCTCCCACAGGCGCTTGCCGCGATCGTCGCCGGGATCGGGCTCTCGGTGGCAGGTGTCGCCATGCAGTCGATCCTCAGAAACCCGCTCGGATCCCCGTTCACGCTCGGCATATCGAACGCCGGTGCCTTCGGGGCAGCCGTCTCGGTCATCCTCCTCGGCACCGGGCAGATGCATTCAACGGTTGCCGACGCCTTCACCCTGAACAACCCCTACCTGACGACGATCGTGGCGTTCATCTTCTGTCTTATCGCCACCGCGGTGATCCTGCTCATCTCCCGGGTGCGCGGCGCATCCCCCGAGGTGATGGTGCTCGCCGGCGTCGCCATCTCCTCCCTCTTCACGGCAGGAACGATGTTCCTCCAGTACTTCGCCGACGACACCCAGCTCGCCGCGGTCGTCTTCTGGACCTTCGGCGACGTCAGCCGGGCCGGCTGGCAGGAACTCGGGCTCATGGCCCTCGTCGTTGCAGGGGCCACCCTCTACTTCGTCGCGAACCGCTGGAACTACAACGCAATCGATGCCGGCGATGAGACCGCAAAGGGGCTCGGCGTCAACGTCGAGGCGGTGCGCAACATCGGGATGGTCGTCGCGGCGCTTGTCTCCGCTGTGATCGTCTCGTTCCTCGGGGTCATCGGCTTTGTAGGGCTCGTCTGTCCGCACATGGTGAGGAGACTCATCGGCGACGACCAGCGGTTCCTGATCCCGGGCTCCTGCGTGATGGGCGGGATCCTCCTCCTCGCCTCGGACACCGTCGCCAGGATCATCGTGGCACCCTATGTCCTCCCGGTTGCCGTGCTCACGGCGTTCCTGGGCGCACCGACCTTCATCTACCTGCTCTTACGGGGGTACCGGCGATGA
- a CDS encoding ABC transporter ATP-binding protein — MILDVDGVAFTYRSAPVIQEITFGLRPHQILAILGPNGVGKTTLLKCMNAILRPKAGSIIVEDLDLLTADRMEIARRMGYVPQRSEAGRMTAFDAILLGRRPHIQWNISEADLRTVEAAIRMLHLEDLSLRYIDEMSGGELQKVSIARALVQEPRVLLLDEPTSSLDLRNQIDILEIVRSVVAAHDVAAVMTMHDLNMALRYADRFIFLKDGVIHAAGGPEVVTAETIEAVYGVPVAVERYNGFHVVVPLTPERD, encoded by the coding sequence ATGATCCTCGATGTCGACGGTGTGGCGTTCACCTACCGGAGCGCCCCGGTCATCCAGGAGATCACGTTTGGCCTCCGCCCTCACCAGATCCTCGCGATCCTCGGGCCGAACGGTGTTGGGAAGACGACACTCTTAAAGTGCATGAACGCCATCCTGCGGCCAAAGGCAGGCTCGATCATCGTCGAGGATCTGGACCTCCTCACCGCGGACCGGATGGAGATCGCCCGGAGGATGGGCTACGTGCCGCAGCGGTCCGAGGCAGGCCGGATGACCGCGTTTGATGCGATCCTCCTCGGCCGGCGGCCGCATATCCAGTGGAACATCTCGGAGGCGGACCTCAGGACCGTCGAGGCGGCGATCAGGATGCTCCATCTCGAGGATCTCTCGCTCCGGTATATCGACGAGATGAGCGGCGGAGAACTCCAGAAGGTGAGCATCGCCCGGGCGCTGGTCCAGGAGCCCCGGGTGCTCCTCCTGGACGAGCCGACGAGCAGCCTCGACCTCCGGAACCAGATAGACATCCTCGAGATCGTGAGAAGCGTGGTGGCGGCTCACGATGTCGCCGCGGTGATGACGATGCACGACCTGAACATGGCGCTCCGCTACGCCGACCGGTTCATCTTCTTAAAAGACGGCGTCATTCACGCGGCCGGGGGCCCCGAGGTCGTGACGGCGGAGACCATCGAGGCGGTCTACGGTGTTCCGGTGGCGGTCGAGCGGTACAACGGGTTCCATGTTGTCGTGCCGCTGACCCCGGAGAGAGACTGA
- a CDS encoding DUF1622 domain-containing protein gives MLLETAIGIAGTVFGAFGALFIIYGAIIAIIELLARETRIRIRSYPDIRGTFTTRILIGLEFFVAADLLKTILEPTFQDLIILGSLVTIRTVVSYFLGKEMSGLPEERKM, from the coding sequence ATGCTGCTTGAGACCGCTATCGGGATTGCCGGGACGGTGTTCGGGGCGTTCGGGGCGCTCTTTATCATCTATGGAGCAATAATCGCGATCATCGAGCTCCTGGCGCGGGAGACACGCATCAGGATACGGAGTTACCCCGACATCAGGGGGACGTTTACCACACGCATCCTGATAGGTCTTGAGTTCTTCGTCGCCGCCGATCTCCTGAAGACGATCCTCGAACCGACGTTTCAGGACCTGATCATCCTCGGGTCGCTCGTCACCATCAGGACGGTCGTGAGTTACTTCCTCGGGAAGGAGATGAGCGGACTCCCGGAGGAGAGGAAGATGTGA